Below is a window of Rhodamnia argentea isolate NSW1041297 chromosome 11, ASM2092103v1, whole genome shotgun sequence DNA.
tatcaatgtaataagtttaggtttttttttggcaatctcCCCTAACTAGATCAAAGTAATAAAATGCAGTAAAGATTAAGTGTACCTCTAGTTATTTTTATGGAAATAAATAAGTGAGATATATTGAAGTTAGATGGAACAAAACTGTTTGAAGCATATCCATGCTTTATCTTGTTCCTGATTATTTTTGCAGTGCAGAATTAGGAACTTTTCAGTAGGTTGGTCATCATACCTTTGTTCTCCCCCTTTATTATATTGGACCTAGAGTACATAGGgtcaattttataatttaagaGATTAATCACAGAATTTCCAATCCCTCAGTTGTCAAATACGGCAAGGTTACATCAATGGCCATGGCACATAAATTCTACtctcttttttgcccttttttttaagttgtaCTAAGCTAAAGTCTCTGACCCCATCTCTATTGacatttcaaagaaaatattggagCCCGACACATTCGATGTTGCCTTGACATTACTTTGCTTCAATTATTTGTACATGATACATCGATGGCCAAGTTCATAGAGCATAAGTCGAGCAAGCTTGGGACACGCCGAGTTAATAAACGTCATCTCTCTTGTTCGATCATAAGCAATGTCATTTATTTCTGGTCAAAGAGACTCGCAAGAAATTAAACTATCGCCGACACCAGCACGAAGGCAAACACGTTGAGACGATATCAATTAAATCGTGGTTTTCGGCGGACTAATGAAGCCAGAGTCGGTCACATTGGTGAGTTGTACGTTATGAACATGTATGTACACGGGTCTAGGGTTTAGCTCGCAACTCATTTGCCTCCTTTTATCGATCCAAATCCTATTTCGAagcaaagaaagataaaaagctTCTTTATCCCAAGGACAAAAACTTGGGATGTATTTAGTCTAAATCAGACGTTTTGCCTGACCTCCGTCCAAgccattcttcacatccataTGCCGAATTCCATTTGCGTGGGCAAACCGATTTAGCATCCAACTACTAATGGAACTTTTTCTGTTAAATATACTTACAAACTCATCAAGTCACGAACTGAAAATGGCAACAACTCCGGAATGTGGAACAAAATATGGAAAGCTGGAGTTCATGAGCAGCATAAAATGATGTTATGGAGGATAGTGGCCAATGTCTTACCTTGTCAACGTAACTTATTTCAATTGCTCCATATCACGGACCCTTCTTGCCCATTTTTGTGGAGCCTCGGTGGAAAATTCGGTACATTTGTTCACAACATGTCCTCTAGCCCAAATTTTGTAGAGACAGAGCCCAAGGGGTATTATCTCATCTACTTGGAATTTCAAGTCCCCGAAAGAGATGGTGAACCACTTTCTTGACCCAAGAAAAATAGCATAGAGAATGGGATTGGGTTGCAAGCTCTTCACCCTTTATGCGATAATTCTCTGCAGCAGAATGTGGCGTTATAGGAATGCAAAGTTACATTATCATACTATTCCAGTTCCTTCCTAGGCGGTTCAGCTGATCATATAAGATTTCATGGAACATTCAAATATGCTTTGGAAGGAGAATAGAGTTGAGTTAAGCGATGAACTAGATTTTATTGGGGGTAAGGACAAACTCTTGGATTCCTCCGTTCCAAAAGTTGAAGTTTAATGTAGATAGTGCGTGGAAGGATAACAAATGGACCACAGGTACTATTGCACTATTAGACAGAGGCTCGGTCGTTCAAGCATGGACAAGACAAGGAAAATGGAACTTGCCAATGGAGGTGGAAGTTGTAGCTCTTCTTCTCCCATCCAATGTTGCTCAATCTCTCGGCATCCACAAAGAGGTCGTTAAATGTGATTTTCAAGGATATAGCTAACTACatggaaaaagtatcaaaaaggtCAAAAGCATGTTGTAAAtgtactaattcaatcttaaatctttcaaatagaccaatttagttctaaatattttgcatttgtgccaattcatttcatttggactattttagccaaaaatcgtTAACATGGACATTAGCCATCCTTTGTGACACGACCGACACCGACGTTGACAAAatgagaaaaacaagaaaaaaataaaatcaaaaatcaaaaataaaaaaaattgtaaaatttgttAACATCGCCTACGGTCTAGCCGCGTAGGCCACCAAAGATCCATGTCACCGATTTccattcaaaattagaagaatgaactgaattggcataaatacaaaatgtttaggattaaattggtccgATTGAAAGGGtgaagactaaattggtatcaatgcattgaataaaaaaaaatggtatcaatgcaataggtttaagatttttttggcaattttctccTAACTCAATCAAAGTATAAAAAGCAGTAAAGATTAAGGGTGCCTCTAGTTATTTTTATGGAAATAAATAAGTGAGATATATTGAAGTCGGATGGAACAAAACTGATTGAAGCATGTCTATGCTTTATCTTGCTACTGATTATTTTTGCAGTGCAGAATTAGGAACTTTTCAATTGGTTGGTCATCATACctttgttctcctcctttattaTATTGGACCTAGAGTATATAgggtcaattttgtaatttAAGAGATTAATCATAGAATTCCCAATCCCTAAGGCTACGTTTGATCGTCGGGATTTCGGGTCGGGATAGGATACGatttgatatgatatgataaaaaATCTAGGGATTTAGCCATAtcttatccattgtttggtgaactgtggatttaaagttggatattctcatatcctatcatatcatgcatttggtagaaactgtatatcaatataaaggacatatatgcccctatgtgatgctcatgaaatattccgatcttattactataaaaataacgttctcatacacaaaaaaacttgaaaatatacacattttattagattttcaaacctctttgcaaaaaaataaataaataaaatgaaaatataaacaaatgagacaagaaagttgtcatcattctaaaagttagcttttatataacggataagagaaatcctatccgatcttatcctaccccctcccctcggatttttttatccgggttatatctcatttatatccgacattatattaTTCGAGACACCTatcaaacacgggataggataaaacatatcatatcccgagttttatacggacgaccaaacgaaGCCTAAGTTGTCAAACACGGCAAAGTTACATCAATGGCCATGGCACATAAATtctactctctttttttccctttttttgaaGTTGTACTAAGCTAAAGTCTCTGACCCCATCTCTATTgacatttcaaggaaaatgattgAAGCCCGACACATTCGATGTTGCCTTGACATTACTTTGCTTCAATTATTTGTACATAATACACCGATGGCCAAGTTCATAGAGCGTAGGTCGAGCAAGCTTAAAACACGCCGAGTTAACTAACGTCATCTCTCTTGTTTGATCATAAGCAATGTCATTTATTTCCGGTCAAAGAGACTCGCGAGAAATTAAACTATCGCCGACACCAGCATGAAGGCAAACGCGTCGAGACGGTTTTCGGCGGACTAATGAATCCGGAGCCAGTCACATTGGTGAGTTGGACGTTATGAACATGTATGTACACGGGTCTAGGGTTTAGGTCGCAATCTCTTTACATTCGAACTCTGTAAAAGACTCGGGAAACCTTTTTATTACACAGGTTCTTAAAAGCGACGAATACACCTCCTCGGACATCGAAACATTATTCTGCCCATTTTGCCTACCTTCAATTTGCTATACTATACATAATAACGCGCGCGAGCTCAGTTTAATCTTCGCAATCTCTTCGCACGAATCGGCCCTGCaacataaagaaaagaaaaatcgtcACATTCCATCAGCAAAGGGAGAAGACATTCTCGCAGAGAGTAAGATGATGATGCGAACCTTAATACGGGGTCGTTTCTGGGCATTGAGCTTCCTGACCTCGTACCGAATGCGCTTGGAGAAGAGCCGGCTGTGCCTCTTCTCCTTGTACCGCATCACGCTCGCCTCTCGTTGTCTAATCTTGTCGCTGAGCTTGCCGCTGTCGCCGCCCTCCGTGATCACATCCCTGACCTTGACGGTGGCTTCAGTTTCCACCGCTCTCTCCGGGACTCTCCACACATTTTCCCACCCATCCGTCGGCCcctgctttaaaaaaaaaaaaagagattggtGTAACAGGAAGGAAACATAGGATGACAGCAAAGTTTCTTAGAAGAGTCCACAACATGAACACTTCTCATGTGGGTAATTGTACTTGTCTAGACAATGTGGCTGAACTCGTTCTATTAATGGAATGCCATGGACAGAATGTGTGGGAAGCCGTGGCTTGTCCATGAAAGGACAATATTTTCCGGCGAGCCCAGCCAAAGGAAGCTCCTTCCAACCGTACGTCTGATTGATAGGTCATAAGTATCGCGGATGCAAAGAGTTAACCAAAGATGAACGGAGGCAATGTGCGTACTTGTATCTCACCAATCAAAAGTATAGTCCGAATATGGTTGCAAGGAATTTCGTTCTACTGGGATTATACAATGGACCTTCGTGACAATCATATGCATCATATCAAGTGATGGACGTAACCTGTTAGTCTTCGTTCATGCGATGACTTCTCAAGTGTGATCGCACAAGTACTGAACTTTTTCTCTAATAAGTGAAAAGAGTGGAAAGGAAAGACCTGCGTCAGCGATTCTTCGGGGCATTATCATAGGAGTTCCACACTCGCATCGTCACGATATTCGGCTTGAGTCATAACAATTGTTTACTTCGAGCAAGTTCATCGCCGCTGCCTTACAGTGCTGATGGGAAAAAAGACGCGATTATCCTATGTCATGGCATGATCTAACCTATGCCGCTATAGACGAACCAAGGACTCGTGAGGCCCCGGGGCGATCGAGGGGTTTCACAccgatgacaaaaaaaaaggtcccaAACTTACTTGGACATAATCTCTTGCATCACTAGATCAACGATCGTGATGGTGAGCTATCCTTAACCTTCGTACAACTACAATAATTTCACCGATCGATGTCGTGCTGACATGGGCCCACGACAACGCTCGCTCTGGAGCAAACGGGTCCCCCCGTTAAATGAAAGCATTGAAGAAAAAGGTCATGGAGCTTTTAGATTCATGTGAAGCCAGCAGtggaaatgaaaaaacaaaaggatgtACCCTCTCTGCATAATCTAACTTTAAAGATCCCAACTTTGCATTTAACACGTGACAGTCTCAACAAAATACGAATCTTTAAGAGAGAGATAGTGATAAATTTCCTTGGGCAATCACCGCAGTCCATAAAATAGATCAagtagagagagatagagggtATCCCATATAGACCGAAGCATTtcaaaaatagaggaaaatcaATTACGAGTGCGCAAATGCATGCTTTACAAGTCCCAGATTAATTGTTGGGGTGTCGTTCATATTCTCTATCGATAGGAAAGTACAGAGCCCCGCTTTTTGGTAAGCGGGCAAGGGTCCAGCAAGCTAATTGGGGTAGAGCCCCTGAACCGCCAGAGGACCTTTATAGTTtgggttcatttttttttttagaaatttagaTTTGAGTCCATAAATAGTCATATAATTTGTTTATAAGTTGTAAATGAAGggctaattatagtaaaatcttCTGACGAATGTAGTCATAAAATAAATGTTGTgccttgatttctcttttttgcttaTACGCTCTGTATCGTTGTGTTTGTGCTTCTAACCTAACACAGATCAATAGGTCCAAAATTGACTAATCGATTTATGTCAGTCCCGATTTTCGACTCGACTAATTCTCATGAATCCAAACTAAGAAGTGATTTTGTTTTGGTTAGAGATATAAGAAGTGATTCGCAATGATGAATGATGATCAACAAAATGGAGAGATCGATGAAGATGGTCTTACGTTGTCAACGCGCATCAAGTCGGGCACGGTCTGAGGCGTCTCGTGGCTGGCATCCCCGCCACAAACGAAGAGCGAGCCCTTGTCGGACCAGGCGTCCAGGATCTCCTGATAGTCGAGCTTCAGCGACAGCATCGTCCCGTGGTGCGTTCCCCGCCCTCCCCTCCACGCGTCGGCGGCGCAGCTGGTCACTTCCTCCATCTCCGCCTTCTTCTCCGCCTCGACGATGACCTCGCTGTAGCAAACCCACTTCTCTTCGCTGCTGCCCCCCCTATCTCTGCTGCTGCTCTTCATAGCGCACCGTATCAGCGACGACACCGCcgattcttcctcctccttcacccCGGAGGAGGCGGGTGCGGCGGCGACTGCCGAGGTGGGGGCGAGGAGGCCGGTCAGGGTGGCGCCGGCGGCGCCGGCGGCGGAGTCGAACAGcagggcgacgtcgttttcgTCGTGGAGATGGTCTTGATCTCCGTCGCCGTGGTTGGCCGAGTGGGTTTGTGGGTGGAGGGGGAACAAGTTCAGCTGGTGTTtacggcggcggtggcgactGGTTTTGCGGTGGTAAGTACGGTTCATGTGGTCGGCGCTCGCTCGGGAGCTTTGAGGGGAGATTTGAAGGCCGAGGCTCAAGAACTTGGGCTTGCGAGTCTTGGTTCTTGATCTGCGAGATGGGGTGGTGAGGGAGGCTACGGCTTGCTTCTTCGGTTTGCCAAGCATGGAGGAGGACTTGGACACGGTCTTCATGTTTGCAGGAGGAGGGCAGCTCTTGGGACACACCTCTCCGTGATCatcccactttctctctctaggttGCTTCAGTCAGCCAttggtatctctctctctctctctctctctctctctctctctctagatttggaggaaaaagagaggaaaaagtgcGTGAGCTTtttggagttcgggacccaCAATGGGGACAGGGAGATGCTGACTCATACGAGGGGGCGAGGGGAGATGTTGATGGGGGGTTCTTTATCGACACGTGGCGCGGTGCTACTGGAGGAGGAAGTGGATTGTGCTGTGTTATCTAGATTTCGTTTGGCTGGGAATTGGATATTACAAAAGATCCTGGGCAGCACCGGATGCCCCGAGAATCCAATAGGTCTCCACACTTAAATCGTTCTCGTCTTGTGCCACAATTATCCATACGGATAATTTAGCTgcgtttattttatgaaaaataaataatataaaaaatatttttaaaaaaaaataattgttaataTTTCTTGCAAAAATGAACGGACCAAAAATATATCTATTATTTTCagaaatatttaaacataattcgtcatcggtaatgaaaataatttttattaattaattatttcaagaggcATGAAccattatttttagaaaatatattttaagtCGCTtgttttttacgaaataaacagagcctaaaCTCACGTGTATTCGGATCACCTAacttcttttataaattttggaTAGgtacaaaatttgaaattcgaagACTTTTGGGTGGGGGGGTGAGGGAATATACCATTCTTGTTTAGCACGACGAAATGAAACGAAATAGGAAAACAAAACTATGACTCCGATAATTTTGTTTGGTGAATTGTGGGAATGGAAGGGAATGGCAGCTCTTGTGCTTGTCTGTAATGGAAAAAGAAAGCTGATATTGAATGATaattttctcttaaaaaaataataatattatcaCAAGTATGATTAAGTGAtgtttattttaataattcaatAGTACACCGATTGACTTTCTAAAATTGGTAATCATTAACCGTCTCGTACATTAATATCGTTATTCATTAATTGAAGCTTGCTGACTCCCATTAAAAGTTATTATGGATGGTATATCATCGATTCTTAGCTATATGCAAATGGAAAGTTTTTAATCAATCGTCGAGTTCTGTAATTTAGAATTCCGCATTACTAATTCCTAAATGAGGGATCTGCAAGGGCTTGCAGAGGCATCTCGCGAGTGATGTACGTAGCTTTCCTTGATTTAGACCACTTGACAGACTAACTAGATCGACATATGATTGATGCTTATATTTAAACTACCAAGTAAAGAGTTTTTTGGGATAAGGACGAAGAAAGAAaggttaaattttattttttcaatagacAATATTTTCTCGTGTTATTTACAATCGGTATACtagaaatgaaaacattttatCGTCGAGTGGGATTAACAAGTGTTGTGAAATTACTCgctaagaaaataattttacatTAATATAAAAGAACTACAATGAACACAAGCTGCTGCACGGGGAAAAGGGCATACTCGTACGGATCCCAGTTCAAATATGCTTTGTTTTCTTTAAATCgaaatttaatgatttttaagaaaaagaaaaagacccgGGGcccggggggggtggggggcatTCCGAgaattgaactcgggacctctcgCACCCTAAGCGAGAATCATACCACTAGACCAAATGCCCGGAGCTGTCAGGGTTTTGTAACCGCATAATACAGTTACGTATGTTCTTCGATGTATTCTGACATCACCAACTTATACGTCGTTGCTCCGCACGTGACCGTTAACGAAGATTGAACCGTGAAGACGACGTCTTTCATTTGCGGAAACCAGGATGCATCCCTTTTCTATCGATCCTTGTCGCGCTATGCTTTACAACGTGCAATTGATCTCCTTTCGAGTTAATAGGGGGTTAATTCGGCACAAGCAAGCCTTTGGACTGAACGTGACCAAGCTACATAGTATCACACAAAGTGAAAGTTACTAGATGCGTAAGTACCGTAATTCCTGTCCCTTAGGATACATCGTACTTCTCGATTGGTGAGAGCCGCACCATTCATGAAAATTAAGAAGGAAATTTGGATGAATACGTAGCGTGGGACATTTCGATCCAAGGCTGAAACATTTTTGTCAAACCcagaacaaaataaaactacGGGACGAGGCCACAAAACAAAAGGGGCCCAGAAACATATCCTCTATCAAAACGAACCTTTTATCTTTGACTCCTGCAgcttaaaagaaaaagagcccTGCGGCAGCGAGAGCAGCGGAGGCCGAGATCTTGACTGCGGCTGCGCCGCTGCTGGCTGGGGCCTCGGCCGGTGAGGCCAAGTCAGAGGCATCGGCCGCTGGTGCAACGGAGGCCTTGCTGGAGGGTGCAGGCTGGGACAACAAATCGGCATCGGGAGACGGTGCTGGTGTCATGGCAGTGTCATCGACGGATGGGGTGGCAGCAGGAGAGGCGGGGGAGGAGACCTGAGGAGCCTTGGGGGAGATCGACACGGCAGGGGCCGATGCCGTGGGGGACGGGGAGCTAGCGAGGGGCgatgacgaggaggaggagcctTGGGGGGCGGCAGCAGGTTCGGCTGCCGGTGCCTCGGCCGAGACTGACCCAACAGCTGCCGCGATAGCTAGGGAAAGCACCACAAGTCGACTAGCCATTTTTTTTCTGTAGTATAGTTTTCGTTACCTAGAGAGAATTAGAACtcgaaaacgaaaagaaaaactttcttcttcttccttttttcttgtttagagGTTGATTATAGAGAATGCAGCTTCCTCTAAGAACGTAGAGAAACGCTGCGAGAGCTTGGAGATCTGGGAGAGGAAGATTTGTGATGAGAAATAGAGGATTAAATAATAGGGATTTAAAAGGCAAATTTAAAATAGATGAAGCCAGTTTGGTTTGTAGGTATTCTTGGTGAGAACGAGAACGTACGCGATTCGAGATTGGTCGCGTCATTACATGCAAGTCAACGTGCGCGGTGGGGAGACAACCTCGTTTATTTTTGGCTGCCCAGGGGTCCTTATAATTAGAGAATGAGACAATTTCTGGGAGTTTGAGGTTACGGTTGCAAATTGTTATTTAAGTGATAATCACTTCATTcctaaacataattaaaaaaaaaactttgatcTCACGTTAATTTGGTAATGCCTTTCACGGGATAGGGTAATCGGAGACAATGATCGTCACGATATTCGTTTGATTAAATCTCGATAAAACTTTCTTTAATCCTATTCTTCCTACAATTTTAGTGAACAAGTAACCAGAGATTTGGGGGACAATTCGATCGGGCAACTGTAGGGAGATAAATACTTTCATGTGATCGCGATCGATCGAAATTGAAACTAAGCGCCTAGAACTCTTGCATTATAATTTATGGCATCCTAGCATGCTTGCTCGCTCAATTTATTGCTCTTCAGTATT
It encodes the following:
- the LOC115751096 gene encoding early nodulin-20, with product MASRLVVLSLAIAAAVGSVSAEAPAAEPAAAPQGSSSSSSPLASSPSPTASAPAVSISPKAPQVSSPASPAATPSVDDTAMTPAPSPDADLLSQPAPSSKASVAPAADASDLASPAEAPASSGAAAVKISASAALAAAGLFFF
- the LOC115751196 gene encoding GATA transcription factor 17-like isoform X1 yields the protein MKTVSKSSSMLGKPKKQAVASLTTPSRRSRTKTRKPKFLSLGLQISPQSSRASADHMNRTYHRKTSRHRRRKHQLNLFPLHPQTHSANHGDGDQDHLHDENDVALLFDSAAGAAGATLTGLLAPTSAVAAAPASSGVKEEEESAVSSLIRCAMKSSSRDRGGSSEEKWVCYSEVIVEAEKKAEMEEVTSCAADAWRGGRGTHHGTMLSLKLDYQEILDAWSDKGSLFVCGGDASHETPQTVPDLMRVDNQGPTDGWENVWRVPERAVETEATVKVRDVITEGGDSGKLSDKIRQREASVMRYKEKRHSRLFSKRIRYEVRKLNAQKRPRIKGRFVRRDCED
- the LOC115751196 gene encoding uncharacterized protein LOC115751196 isoform X2, with protein sequence MKTVSKSSSMLGKPKKQAVASLTTPSRRSRTKTRKPKFLSLGLQISPQSSRASADHMNRTYHRKTSRHRRRKHQLNLFPLHPQTHSANHGDGDQDHLHDENDVALLFDSAAGAAGATLTGLLAPTSAVAAAPASSGVKEEEESAVSSLIRCAMKSSSRDRGGSSEEKWVCYSEVIVEAEKKAEMEEVTSCAADAWRGGRGTHHGTMLSLKLDYQEILDAWSDKGSLFVCGGDASHETPQTVPDLMRVDNGPTDGWENVWRVPERAVETEATVKVRDVITEGGDSGKLSDKIRQREASVMRYKEKRHSRLFSKRIRYEVRKLNAQKRPRIKGRFVRRDCED